One window from the genome of Dioscorea cayenensis subsp. rotundata cultivar TDr96_F1 chromosome 3, TDr96_F1_v2_PseudoChromosome.rev07_lg8_w22 25.fasta, whole genome shotgun sequence encodes:
- the LOC120250183 gene encoding receptor like protein 26-like, which yields MPQKVSSRCAIQTINLNGNKLEGVVPSSWANRAGLEVLDLGRNKLVDSFPHWLMDLPALKVLVLNENRFFRHLAGICEGNHSFMMLQIFDISSNHFTNSLPSDIKTVTNSADVNKSADVDKLADVEAPSHTEDVTSCADCVFFSIHVNIMDVVTLGDVSGVEGASALASHPWFCPCLHSLNMSLNVFTGEIPWVLGDMSELEALDLSGNQLLGVIPSSLTFLHFSAFLNLSNNNLVGRIPQS from the exons ATGCCTCAAAAGGTTAGCTCAAGATGTGCTATACAAACCATTAACCTCAATGGAAACAAGTTAGAAGGGGTGGTACCTAGCTCATGGGCCAACCGTGCTGGGCTAGAAGTCCTGGACCTTGGTAGAAATAAGTTGGTAGACTCTTTCCCACATTGGTTGATGGATCTTCCTGCATTGAAAGTTCTGGTTCTCAATGAAAACAGATTCTTTAGACATCTGGCCGGTATTTGTGAGGGTAATCACTCCTTCATGATGCTCCAAATCTTTGACATCTCATCAAACCATTTCACTAATAGCTTGCCATCAGA tATCAAAACGGTTACCAACTCTGCTGACGTGAACAAGTCTGCTGACGTGGACAAGCTAGCTGACGTGGAGGCTCCATCTCATACCGAGGACGTGACGAGTTGTGCTGACTGTGTTTTTTTCAGCATCCACGTCAACATCATGGATGTGGTCACTCTCGG TGATGTCTCTGGCGTCGAGGGGGCTTCAGCCCTTGCTAGCCACCCTTGGTTCTGCCCCTGCCTTCATTCTTTGAACATGTCACTAAATGTTTTCACTGGTGAAATCCCATGGGTGCTTGGAGATATGAGTGAGCTGGAAGCATTGGACCTCTCAGGAAACCAATTATTAGGAGTGATTCCGAGTTCTCTGACCTTCCTGCACTTCTCAGCTTTCTTGAATTTGTCGAACAACAATTTAGTAGGCAGAATACCACAGAGCTAG